In Leptospira saintgironsiae, one genomic interval encodes:
- the nirB gene encoding nitrite reductase large subunit NirB, with amino-acid sequence MKRKLVILGNGMVGHRFAEKVAEYGGTEKFEVTILGEEPRRAYDRVHLSEYFTNRSADSLYLSPSDWYRTNGIRLLLSEPAISVDTVSRKVITSAGTELPFDELVLATGSSAFVPNFEGVDKQGVFVYRTIEDLEKIMSYAKQVSKVAVLGGGLLGLEAAKAVLDMGKESHVVEFASRLMPRQLDEAASSVLKSKIESLGVRIHLNRETKQALGETNFQGLEFVDGSVLDVEMLIVSAGIRPRDELAKNSGIEVGQRGGIIVDDELRTNVYGVYAIGEVALHKGMIYGLVAPGYEMAETLAYNLCSPGQKTKSYAGSDLSTKLKLIGVDVASFGDALGQTEHLPIAYTNPRTGVYKKLVLSQDGKKLKGGILVGDADAYSNLLTLYLNNVELPAEPESLIVGTPSEEGSALGSLPDDAKICSCNNVSKGDLLGVIRSGACSDLKGLKECTKSGTGCGGCIPQMNSILKEELRAQGKVVTEHVCEHFKYSRQELFQIAKVKGIRTFEEMIRTHGMGNGCESCKPTVASIIASIYNEPIQKYREIQDTNDKYLANIQRGGTYSVVPRIPGGEITPDKLIVIGQIAKKYDLYCKVTGGQRIDLLGARMDQLPDIWKDLVEEGFESGHAYGKAMRTVKSCVGSTWCRYGVQDSTAFAIRIEERYRGIRAPHKLKSAVSGCIRECAEARGKDFGIIATEKGWNLYVGGNGGVNPKHAILLAADLDEETCVKYIDRFMMFYIRTADKLVRTSAWLEQLEGGIEYLKDVIINDRLGINKMLEEEMDNLVGTYVCEWKDVVDDPEKQKKYKHFINSEDSDPTVRFIEERGQKRPVDWPKKELVSN; translated from the coding sequence ATGAAACGGAAGTTAGTAATTCTAGGAAATGGAATGGTGGGCCATAGATTCGCCGAAAAAGTCGCTGAGTACGGTGGAACAGAAAAATTTGAAGTAACAATTTTAGGAGAAGAACCTAGAAGAGCTTACGATCGTGTTCATCTTTCCGAATATTTCACAAATAGATCCGCTGATTCTCTTTATCTTTCTCCTTCTGATTGGTACAGAACCAATGGGATCCGCTTACTACTCTCTGAGCCAGCGATCTCTGTGGATACAGTTTCTAGAAAAGTAATCACTTCTGCAGGAACTGAATTACCTTTTGATGAATTAGTTCTTGCTACTGGCTCTTCTGCTTTCGTTCCGAATTTCGAAGGTGTAGATAAACAGGGAGTTTTCGTTTATCGCACTATTGAAGATCTAGAAAAGATCATGTCTTATGCTAAACAAGTTTCCAAAGTAGCGGTACTTGGTGGTGGTTTATTAGGTTTAGAAGCAGCTAAGGCAGTATTAGACATGGGAAAAGAAAGCCATGTAGTTGAATTCGCATCACGTTTGATGCCTAGACAATTGGATGAGGCAGCTTCTTCCGTTCTAAAATCCAAAATTGAATCTTTAGGGGTTCGTATTCATTTAAATAGAGAAACCAAACAAGCATTAGGTGAAACTAACTTTCAAGGGTTAGAATTTGTAGATGGTTCTGTTTTAGATGTAGAGATGTTGATCGTATCCGCTGGTATCCGGCCCAGAGATGAACTGGCAAAAAATTCTGGAATAGAAGTCGGACAAAGAGGTGGGATCATCGTAGACGACGAATTAAGAACTAATGTCTACGGAGTTTATGCAATCGGGGAAGTAGCACTTCATAAAGGAATGATCTACGGACTTGTAGCTCCAGGTTATGAGATGGCTGAGACTCTCGCTTATAATCTTTGTAGCCCTGGACAAAAAACAAAATCTTATGCGGGCTCAGACCTTTCAACAAAACTGAAACTGATCGGAGTAGATGTTGCGTCTTTCGGAGATGCTTTAGGTCAAACTGAACACCTTCCAATTGCTTATACAAATCCACGCACAGGCGTGTATAAAAAATTAGTTCTTTCTCAAGACGGTAAAAAGCTAAAAGGAGGAATTCTGGTAGGAGATGCAGATGCATATTCTAACCTTCTCACTCTTTACTTGAATAACGTAGAACTTCCTGCCGAGCCAGAATCCTTAATCGTAGGAACTCCATCAGAAGAAGGTTCTGCATTAGGATCTCTTCCCGATGATGCAAAGATCTGTTCTTGCAATAACGTTTCTAAGGGAGATCTTTTAGGTGTGATCCGTTCGGGTGCTTGTTCTGATCTTAAAGGATTAAAAGAATGTACTAAGTCTGGAACTGGTTGTGGTGGCTGTATCCCTCAGATGAATTCAATCTTGAAGGAAGAACTTCGTGCTCAAGGTAAAGTGGTTACTGAACATGTATGCGAACATTTTAAATATTCCAGGCAAGAGCTATTTCAGATCGCAAAGGTAAAAGGTATCCGAACTTTCGAAGAGATGATCCGCACTCATGGAATGGGAAATGGTTGCGAGTCTTGTAAACCTACTGTAGCTTCTATCATCGCAAGTATTTACAACGAACCAATCCAAAAGTATAGAGAGATCCAAGATACTAATGATAAGTATCTTGCAAACATCCAAAGAGGTGGAACTTACTCCGTTGTTCCTCGCATTCCTGGTGGAGAAATTACTCCGGATAAATTGATCGTGATCGGTCAGATCGCGAAGAAGTACGATCTTTACTGCAAGGTCACCGGGGGTCAAAGAATAGATCTACTTGGTGCAAGAATGGATCAACTTCCCGATATCTGGAAAGATCTAGTAGAAGAAGGTTTCGAAAGTGGACACGCTTACGGTAAAGCGATGCGAACCGTTAAAAGTTGTGTGGGTTCTACTTGGTGTAGATATGGAGTGCAAGACAGTACTGCATTCGCAATTCGTATCGAAGAACGATATAGAGGGATCAGAGCGCCTCATAAATTAAAATCAGCAGTGTCAGGTTGTATCAGAGAATGTGCGGAAGCAAGAGGTAAAGACTTCGGTATTATCGCTACTGAAAAAGGTTGGAACCTTTATGTTGGCGGAAACGGAGGAGTGAATCCTAAACATGCAATCCTTCTCGCAGCTGATTTGGATGAAGAAACCTGCGTTAAATACATAGACAGGTTCATGATGTTTTATATCAGAACTGCGGATAAACTCGTAAGAACTTCTGCCTGGCTAGAACAATTAGAGGGTGGAATAGAATATCTGAAAGATGTGATCATCAATGACAGACTTGGTATCAACAAAATGTTAGAAGAAGAAATGGACAATCTTGTTGGGACCTATGTATGCGAATGGAAAGACGTAGTAGATGACCCTGAAAAACAAAAGAAATATAAACATTTCATAAACAGCGAAGATTCAGATCCTACAGTTCGTTTCATCGAAGAAAGAGGACAAAAACGTCCAGTAGACTGGCCTAAAAAAGAATTGGTTTCGAACTAG
- a CDS encoding nitrate/nitrite transporter: MKKFREFLSIGHFPSLVSSFLYFDFSFMVWMLLAALGVFISEEFKLGPAQKGMLVSVPLLGGTLLRIPMGLLSDRYGSKIVGLCGMGVTMLTLLLGWKFAHTLSEVILVGLLLGTAGASFAVALPLASRWYPKEHQGLVMGIAGAGNSGSVIATFFAPDLARNFGWHSVFGIALIPLAFTFLFFLIFAKDCPGTISKKPIKQYLVPIKSRDALFFCLLYSVTFGGFVGIASFLPIFFHDQYGVDKVTTGFYTSYCILGASLVRPIGGYLSDKFGGVTVLLGVFAGVASCLIAVSWLPSVDIILPTFITLMIFLGLGNGSVFQLVPLRFSKEIGIITGFIGAFGGLGGFFVPNLLGSLKAISGSFSVGFVVLSVVVALSAFLLFMMNTYVWERNRKNESLELESA; the protein is encoded by the coding sequence ATGAAAAAATTTCGTGAATTTCTATCTATAGGTCACTTTCCATCGCTCGTGAGCTCCTTTCTATACTTTGACTTCAGCTTCATGGTATGGATGCTCCTTGCCGCTTTAGGCGTCTTTATTTCAGAAGAATTCAAATTAGGCCCTGCTCAAAAGGGTATGTTGGTTTCTGTCCCTTTATTAGGAGGAACACTATTAAGGATCCCAATGGGATTACTTTCCGATCGTTACGGATCAAAGATCGTTGGTCTTTGCGGAATGGGCGTCACAATGCTCACTCTGTTGTTGGGTTGGAAATTCGCTCATACTCTTTCTGAAGTGATCCTTGTTGGTTTACTATTAGGAACTGCAGGAGCAAGCTTTGCAGTTGCTCTTCCTTTAGCTAGCAGATGGTATCCTAAAGAGCACCAAGGCTTAGTAATGGGAATTGCAGGGGCTGGGAACAGTGGATCAGTGATCGCTACATTCTTTGCTCCTGATCTTGCAAGAAACTTCGGATGGCATTCTGTTTTTGGTATCGCCCTTATTCCTTTAGCTTTTACTTTCTTATTCTTCTTAATCTTTGCAAAAGATTGTCCTGGAACAATTTCTAAAAAACCTATAAAACAATATTTGGTACCGATCAAATCCAGAGACGCTTTATTCTTTTGTTTGCTGTATAGCGTAACGTTCGGTGGATTCGTAGGTATCGCAAGCTTCCTTCCTATCTTTTTTCATGACCAGTACGGTGTGGATAAGGTCACTACAGGATTTTATACTTCTTATTGTATCTTGGGTGCAAGTTTGGTTCGCCCTATCGGCGGATATCTTTCGGACAAATTTGGCGGAGTTACCGTTCTACTTGGAGTATTCGCTGGAGTTGCTTCTTGTTTGATTGCAGTCTCTTGGTTACCTTCTGTAGATATCATACTTCCTACCTTCATCACTTTAATGATCTTCTTAGGTTTAGGAAATGGTTCAGTATTCCAACTCGTTCCACTTAGATTCAGCAAGGAGATCGGGATCATCACAGGTTTTATAGGAGCATTCGGTGGTTTGGGAGGATTTTTCGTTCCGAATCTATTAGGAAGTTTGAAAGCGATTTCTGGGAGCTTCTCTGTTGGATTCGTAGTATTGTCGGTGGTAGTTGCGTTATCCGCCTTCCTTCTGTTCATGATGAATACTTATGTTTGGGAAAGAAATAGAAAAAACGAATCCTTAGAATTGGAGTCGGCTTAA
- a CDS encoding nitrate reductase — protein MNTENGFRSTCSYCGVGCGVLIQKESETSFTVQGDPDHPANKGMLCSKGMNLHHTVLDKSDRLLYPMARNPKTGELQKTDWDSALGEIASRFKNLIKEYGPDSVGFYVSGQLLTEEYYVVNKLTKGFLNTNNIDTNSRLCMSSAVVGYKMSLGEDSVPISYDDIEIADCFLIAGANPAWCHPILFRRIEARKNSNPNVKIIVVDPRKTESCENADLHLQIIPGTDILLFNAIARSLIETNSLDPNFIKSHTEGFEELKEKVFSISMEEYADSCGVPKDSIREAANLISNSKGFLTLWAMGLNQSVVGVNKNLALINLNLITGKIGKPGSGPFSLTGQPNAMGGREVGGLCNLLPAHRNLADENHRKEVADFWGVESIRDKPGYSATEMFENLKNGKMKAIWIVCTNPTVSLPDARTVEAGLRNAELVVVQDISNNHESIPFANYVLPAAGWTEKQGTMTNSDRRITYLPKIFNPPGDAKADTWILTEFAEKMGFGPSFNYKNEEEVFLEHCLLTKGTNLDIGGLDYSILQERRSVQWPFPSKDHEGTPRLFSDGKFYRPGGKAKIHSVEPEDSSEKTTENFPLILTTGRIRDQWHTMTRTGKVRKLKEHKKEPYLEIHPIDAKEREIIESQIVEVKNERGSVRVRATITESIRQGTVFLPMHWGRKNGNDEARANNLTSSKFDPFSKQPGFKISAVEVLPYKKPKEKILIIGGGNGTLAFLRKFRAISPADEITVLCKEEHPFYNRILLPDLISGDKQFSQLSAVSEEEIGSWNIEVKSSISVSEILPEGKKVRDSQGNLYSYNKLIIATGSRPSIPKYIPEKMLGIFSLRSKNDADRIKGFFVPNTHALIVGGGLLGLELAAALRSLHVNVTVLVRTDRLMSKQLDEISGEILRKEVEARGIQILFDTEISKVYGTERLESVKFRDGSSIRPDGIVFAVGTVPNLELAKEAGINCKSGILVNDFLQSSDPDIYAIGEVAEHSTGMYGTVAATEEQAEFAAWHMYGYKIGSYSGSMHSNLLKIPGLELVSLRLPDVPMDEVGPEYEEIVFFDKRKGRYKKCIIKGDRLVGAILVGDKSEFSEFKAMISSGIELGDKRDRLLTGSSPLKPPIGALVCSCNGVGKGNIEEEIRNGVCDLKTISEKTGAGTGCGSCKPEIMKILRESGAVATA, from the coding sequence GTGAATACAGAAAATGGATTTCGAAGCACCTGTTCTTACTGCGGAGTCGGATGTGGTGTATTAATTCAAAAAGAAAGCGAGACCAGTTTTACAGTCCAAGGAGATCCGGATCATCCTGCAAATAAAGGAATGCTCTGTTCCAAAGGGATGAATTTGCATCACACTGTTTTGGATAAAAGCGATAGGCTTTTATATCCAATGGCAAGAAATCCTAAAACAGGAGAATTGCAAAAGACAGATTGGGATTCTGCGTTAGGGGAGATCGCTTCTCGTTTTAAAAATTTAATTAAAGAATACGGACCTGATTCGGTAGGATTCTATGTTTCCGGACAATTATTAACGGAAGAATATTATGTGGTGAACAAACTCACCAAAGGTTTTTTAAATACAAATAATATAGATACAAACTCCAGACTCTGTATGAGTTCCGCCGTTGTAGGTTATAAGATGTCCTTGGGTGAGGACAGTGTTCCTATTTCATATGATGATATTGAAATTGCAGATTGTTTTTTGATTGCCGGAGCCAACCCAGCCTGGTGTCACCCGATTCTTTTTAGAAGGATAGAAGCCAGAAAAAATTCAAACCCAAACGTTAAGATCATCGTGGTCGATCCTAGAAAAACTGAAAGTTGTGAGAATGCGGACTTACATCTTCAGATTATACCTGGAACTGATATATTATTATTCAACGCAATTGCAAGAAGTCTTATAGAGACAAATTCCTTAGATCCTAATTTTATCAAATCGCATACAGAAGGTTTCGAAGAGCTGAAAGAAAAAGTATTTTCTATCAGTATGGAAGAATATGCGGACTCTTGCGGAGTTCCAAAAGACTCCATTAGAGAAGCAGCAAACCTGATCTCAAATTCAAAAGGATTTTTAACTCTTTGGGCGATGGGCCTGAACCAAAGTGTTGTAGGGGTAAATAAAAACTTAGCATTAATTAATTTGAATCTGATTACAGGTAAAATCGGTAAGCCGGGATCAGGTCCATTCTCTTTAACGGGGCAACCGAATGCCATGGGTGGAAGAGAAGTAGGCGGATTATGTAATCTTCTTCCTGCGCATAGAAATCTTGCAGATGAAAATCATAGAAAGGAAGTAGCAGATTTTTGGGGAGTGGAATCTATTCGGGACAAGCCTGGCTATTCTGCTACAGAGATGTTTGAAAATCTCAAAAACGGAAAGATGAAAGCTATATGGATTGTATGTACAAATCCAACGGTAAGTCTTCCGGATGCAAGGACAGTAGAGGCTGGACTTAGAAATGCAGAGTTAGTAGTTGTCCAAGATATTTCAAATAATCATGAGTCCATTCCATTTGCTAATTACGTTCTTCCTGCTGCAGGTTGGACAGAGAAACAAGGAACCATGACAAACTCAGATAGGAGAATAACGTATCTACCTAAAATTTTCAATCCTCCTGGAGATGCAAAGGCGGATACTTGGATACTAACAGAGTTTGCGGAGAAGATGGGATTTGGTCCTTCTTTCAATTATAAAAATGAAGAAGAAGTTTTTCTAGAACATTGTCTTCTTACTAAGGGTACAAATCTGGATATTGGGGGTTTGGATTATTCTATTTTACAAGAAAGAAGATCAGTGCAATGGCCTTTTCCTTCCAAGGATCACGAAGGAACCCCAAGATTATTTTCTGACGGAAAGTTTTATCGTCCTGGTGGAAAAGCAAAAATACATTCGGTGGAACCAGAAGATAGTTCAGAAAAAACAACTGAGAACTTTCCATTAATTCTTACCACGGGAAGGATCAGAGACCAATGGCATACAATGACTCGTACCGGGAAGGTACGAAAACTTAAAGAGCATAAGAAGGAACCATATTTAGAAATCCACCCGATTGATGCAAAAGAAAGAGAGATTATAGAATCCCAAATCGTAGAAGTTAAAAATGAAAGAGGAAGTGTTCGAGTCAGAGCTACGATCACTGAAAGTATCCGACAAGGGACTGTATTTTTACCTATGCATTGGGGAAGAAAGAATGGAAATGATGAAGCTAGAGCGAATAATCTTACTAGTTCTAAGTTTGATCCATTCTCTAAACAACCCGGTTTTAAAATTTCAGCAGTAGAAGTTCTTCCATACAAAAAACCTAAGGAAAAAATTCTGATAATAGGTGGTGGTAACGGAACTCTTGCTTTCCTCAGAAAATTTAGAGCGATCTCTCCAGCTGATGAGATCACTGTTTTATGCAAGGAAGAACATCCATTTTATAATCGTATTCTATTACCTGATCTGATCAGCGGCGATAAACAATTTTCTCAATTATCTGCAGTTAGCGAAGAAGAGATAGGATCTTGGAATATAGAAGTTAAATCATCTATTTCTGTTTCAGAGATACTTCCAGAAGGGAAGAAGGTTAGAGATTCCCAAGGTAATTTATATTCTTATAATAAACTGATTATTGCAACCGGAAGCAGGCCTTCTATCCCTAAATATATTCCAGAGAAGATGTTGGGGATTTTCAGCCTTCGTTCCAAAAACGATGCGGATCGGATCAAAGGATTTTTTGTTCCAAATACTCATGCTTTGATTGTAGGCGGAGGTTTACTTGGGCTAGAGCTTGCTGCTGCATTAAGATCTCTGCATGTAAATGTGACAGTTCTCGTAAGGACAGATCGATTGATGTCCAAACAATTGGATGAGATCTCTGGAGAAATTTTAAGAAAGGAAGTAGAAGCAAGAGGAATTCAGATCTTATTCGATACTGAAATTTCTAAAGTATATGGAACAGAAAGACTGGAAAGTGTTAAGTTCAGAGATGGTTCCAGTATTCGTCCGGATGGTATCGTGTTTGCCGTAGGTACAGTCCCTAATCTGGAATTAGCAAAAGAAGCGGGAATCAATTGTAAGTCTGGAATTTTAGTGAACGACTTCTTACAATCTAGTGATCCGGATATTTACGCAATAGGAGAAGTCGCTGAACATTCTACCGGAATGTACGGAACTGTTGCTGCTACAGAAGAGCAGGCTGAGTTTGCAGCTTGGCATATGTATGGATATAAGATTGGTTCTTACTCAGGATCGATGCATTCGAATCTGCTTAAAATACCTGGTTTAGAATTGGTCTCTTTGAGATTGCCAGATGTTCCAATGGATGAGGTAGGTCCTGAATATGAAGAGATTGTATTCTTCGATAAAAGAAAGGGACGTTATAAAAAATGTATTATCAAGGGAGATCGTTTAGTAGGAGCGATCTTAGTTGGAGACAAGTCTGAGTTTTCAGAATTCAAGGCGATGATCTCTTCCGGTATTGAGCTAGGAGATAAGAGAGATAGGCTTTTGACCGGATCTTCTCCGCTTAAACCTCCAATAGGTGCGTTGGTCTGTTCTTGTAATGGAGTAGGAAAAGGTAATATAGAAGAAGAGATACGAAATGGTGTCTGTGATCTTAAAACTATATCTGAAAAGACAGGAGCAGGAACAGGTTGCGGAAGCTGTAAGCCTGAGATAATGAAAATTTTAAGAGAGTCCGGAGCAGTTGCCACGGCTTAA
- a CDS encoding nucleoside-diphosphate kinase — MARTFIMIKPDGVKNKHVGDILQRIEKEGFKILGLKYLKLSLEDAKQFYKVHSARPFYNDLCSYMSSGPIVAAALERDNAVQHWRDVIGATDPKEAAAGTIRALFAESKEANAVHGSDSDDNAALEISFFFKGNELF, encoded by the coding sequence ATGGCTAGAACATTTATCATGATCAAACCCGACGGAGTGAAAAACAAACATGTCGGCGATATCCTACAAAGAATCGAAAAAGAAGGATTCAAAATTTTAGGACTTAAATATCTTAAACTTTCTTTAGAAGACGCAAAACAATTCTACAAAGTGCATTCTGCTCGTCCTTTCTATAACGATCTTTGCAGCTATATGTCTTCCGGACCAATCGTTGCTGCTGCTTTAGAAAGAGATAATGCAGTTCAACACTGGAGAGATGTAATTGGAGCTACAGATCCTAAAGAAGCTGCTGCAGGCACTATCAGAGCTCTATTTGCAGAGAGCAAAGAAGCAAACGCTGTGCACGGTTCTGACTCAGATGATAACGCTGCATTAGAGATCAGCTTCTTCTTCAAAGGAAACGAACTGTTCTAA
- the coaD gene encoding pantetheine-phosphate adenylyltransferase, protein MTRIAVYPGSFDPLTRGHLDILHRSIGLFDKVIIGVAVNSNKSFLFSIEERIEFIREATKGWENLEIDTFEGLTVDYCKKRGAKSIIRGLRAVTDFDYEYAISLMNRKLAPDIESIFLMSSNDYSFVSSTIVKEVARHGRDVSAQVPEHVSKALLKKLYNK, encoded by the coding sequence ATGACAAGAATTGCTGTTTATCCTGGCTCCTTCGATCCTTTAACTAGAGGGCATTTGGACATTCTCCATAGGTCCATAGGTCTATTTGATAAAGTAATCATAGGTGTCGCGGTAAACTCCAATAAAAGTTTTCTTTTTTCAATCGAAGAAAGAATAGAATTCATCAGAGAAGCAACCAAAGGTTGGGAAAATCTGGAGATAGATACTTTCGAAGGACTGACTGTAGATTATTGTAAAAAGAGAGGAGCTAAAAGTATCATCAGAGGACTAAGAGCAGTCACTGACTTTGATTACGAATATGCGATTTCTCTAATGAACAGGAAACTTGCTCCTGACATAGAATCGATCTTCCTAATGTCCTCGAACGACTATTCTTTCGTATCTTCTACAATCGTAAAAGAAGTTGCAAGGCATGGAAGAGATGTATCCGCTCAAGTGCCGGAGCACGTTAGCAAAGCATTACTTAAAAAATTATACAACAAGTAA
- a CDS encoding argininosuccinate synthase, with amino-acid sequence MAAQKNIKKIVLAYSGGLDTSVILTWLKETYGCEVVAFTADVGQKEELTGLEEKGIKTGASKVYIEDLRLEFARDFIYPAIQGNAIYEMRYLLGTSLARPLIAKAMAEVGKKEGADAFAHGATGKGNDQVRFELAFKSLAPEKEIIAPWRTWSFGGRADLIEYAKSKGIPVPVTASKPYSMDRNLMHISYEGGILEDPYREPNEDMFLLTVSPEKAPDSAEYVELDFVEGNCVAVNGKKMDPYEVVDTLNTIGGKHGIGRVDIVENRLVGIKSRGVYETPGGTILFHAHRDLESITIDRDTQHHKDKLSSEFAELIYNGHWFSSRMAAVRAFISETQRFVTGTVKVKLYKGNCIIVGRKSSVSLYNPEMATFEKEELYNQKDAEGFINLYGLPAKEAARLRKK; translated from the coding sequence ATGGCGGCTCAAAAGAACATAAAGAAAATCGTATTAGCATATTCAGGCGGATTGGACACATCCGTAATTCTTACCTGGCTTAAGGAAACCTACGGTTGTGAAGTGGTAGCATTTACCGCTGATGTAGGCCAAAAAGAAGAGCTCACAGGCCTGGAAGAAAAAGGTATCAAGACCGGAGCCTCCAAAGTTTATATAGAAGATCTTCGTTTAGAATTCGCAAGGGACTTTATCTATCCTGCAATCCAAGGAAACGCGATCTATGAGATGAGATACTTACTCGGAACTTCCTTAGCGCGCCCATTAATCGCAAAAGCAATGGCAGAAGTTGGTAAGAAAGAAGGAGCAGATGCTTTCGCTCACGGCGCAACAGGAAAAGGAAACGACCAAGTTCGTTTCGAATTAGCTTTCAAATCCTTAGCTCCTGAAAAAGAAATTATAGCTCCTTGGAGGACCTGGTCCTTCGGAGGAAGAGCCGACCTAATAGAATACGCAAAATCAAAAGGTATCCCAGTACCGGTAACAGCTTCCAAACCATATTCTATGGACAGGAACCTAATGCATATTTCTTACGAAGGTGGAATATTAGAAGATCCTTATAGAGAACCGAATGAGGATATGTTCCTTCTTACTGTTTCTCCGGAGAAGGCGCCTGATTCCGCAGAATACGTAGAACTCGACTTTGTTGAGGGAAATTGTGTAGCAGTGAACGGTAAAAAAATGGATCCTTACGAAGTGGTGGACACTCTAAATACAATCGGTGGAAAACACGGAATTGGAAGAGTGGATATAGTAGAAAACAGACTCGTAGGAATTAAATCCAGAGGAGTATACGAAACTCCAGGCGGAACAATTCTATTCCATGCACATAGGGACTTGGAATCCATTACAATCGATAGAGATACACAACATCATAAAGATAAATTATCTTCAGAATTTGCTGAGTTAATCTATAACGGACATTGGTTCTCTTCCAGAATGGCCGCAGTCAGAGCATTCATCTCCGAAACCCAAAGATTCGTAACTGGAACTGTAAAAGTGAAACTATATAAAGGAAACTGCATAATCGTAGGAAGAAAATCCTCCGTTTCACTTTATAATCCTGAGATGGCAACTTTCGAAAAAGAAGAACTGTATAACCAAAAGGATGCCGAAGGTTTTATTAACCTATATGGACTTCCTGCAAAAGAAGCTGCAAGGCTGAGAAAAAAATGA
- a CDS encoding DUF2779 domain-containing protein — protein MDSVPKLLRTSIRRLSFLFPETLRRKLLFDVLAPYREKELPLLGRSAFQTGQYCELQFWKFLKEPNYEFDISNQFISPKQKSLLKDIAGNLFPDAKHAGYKDSKTRSYLDSKQPVKGACVRTKFFDTRADFLIPNEEGWQAIIIKASSSAKRTHISELSFIRMVLEEAGYKVSSTQVWTVSSEYSYTGAEIDPNRLFHKKDCSKETLANLGDIKEKAYNLLEVLEKDKIPSITSSKHCDHPRNCIHPESCYSDSPPGDLFTLREGKDLTLTLWNQGIRNLSEVEPDSEFTHRQKIQVEAIKTGKEYLDKDSLLAFLNKLKFPLYCLDFETINPPVPVYKDTHPFQHVPFLYSLHVIRNDLKEKPEEYTYIDDHEKDPRLGILESLSSQIKPGGTILAFNDSFEKRCLKESVQAYPKYKEWFQSIEPDFSDLAKPFWDYDYYHPAQGGTTSLKVVLPVLTGANYKELTINAGHIANSEFLRIKTENVSDQERIRVESDLIAYCKMDTYALILILRALAEKLNWPEKL, from the coding sequence ATGGATTCGGTTCCTAAATTACTAAGAACCTCGATTCGGCGGTTGTCTTTTCTCTTTCCGGAAACACTCAGACGAAAACTTCTATTCGATGTTCTGGCTCCCTACAGGGAAAAAGAACTTCCTCTCTTAGGAAGATCCGCTTTCCAAACAGGACAATATTGTGAATTACAATTTTGGAAATTTCTAAAAGAGCCGAATTATGAATTCGATATTTCCAATCAGTTCATTTCTCCCAAACAAAAGTCCTTACTCAAAGATATTGCAGGTAATCTTTTTCCAGATGCAAAACATGCAGGATATAAAGATTCAAAAACCAGATCGTATCTAGATTCAAAACAACCTGTCAAAGGCGCTTGTGTTAGAACAAAATTTTTTGATACAAGAGCTGACTTTCTAATTCCTAATGAAGAAGGTTGGCAGGCAATTATCATCAAAGCATCCTCTTCTGCTAAAAGAACTCATATCTCGGAACTTTCTTTTATCAGAATGGTTTTGGAAGAAGCAGGATATAAGGTAAGTTCTACCCAAGTATGGACAGTAAGTTCAGAATATTCTTATACGGGAGCAGAAATAGATCCGAATCGATTATTTCATAAAAAAGATTGTAGCAAGGAAACTTTGGCAAATCTGGGAGATATCAAAGAAAAAGCATATAATCTCCTAGAAGTATTAGAAAAAGATAAAATTCCTTCTATCACCTCTTCCAAACATTGTGATCATCCCAGAAATTGTATCCATCCAGAATCCTGTTATTCAGATTCTCCTCCAGGAGATCTATTCACATTAAGGGAAGGGAAAGATCTCACTCTTACTCTTTGGAATCAAGGGATCCGAAACCTTTCCGAAGTAGAGCCTGATTCTGAATTTACTCATCGCCAAAAGATCCAAGTAGAAGCTATAAAGACCGGAAAAGAATATCTAGATAAAGATTCACTTTTGGCTTTTCTTAACAAATTAAAGTTTCCTTTATATTGTTTGGATTTTGAAACAATCAATCCACCTGTTCCTGTTTATAAGGATACCCATCCTTTCCAACATGTTCCTTTTTTATATTCTTTGCATGTGATCCGAAATGATCTAAAAGAAAAGCCAGAAGAATATACTTATATAGACGATCATGAAAAGGATCCAAGGCTTGGGATCTTAGAATCTCTCTCTTCTCAGATCAAACCAGGAGGGACCATTCTTGCATTCAATGATAGTTTCGAAAAACGTTGTTTGAAGGAATCAGTCCAAGCTTATCCAAAATATAAGGAATGGTTCCAATCCATAGAGCCTGATTTTTCGGATCTAGCAAAACCATTTTGGGACTACGATTATTATCATCCCGCCCAAGGAGGGACCACTTCTTTAAAGGTTGTTCTCCCCGTTCTTACAGGCGCAAATTACAAAGAACTTACGATCAACGCGGGTCATATCGCTAACTCCGAATTTTTAAGGATCAAAACTGAGAATGTCTCGGACCAGGAAAGAATAAGAGTGGAGTCAGACCTGATTGCTTATTGCAAGATGGATACCTACGCTTTGATCCTAATCCTTAGGGCTTTAGCGGAGAAGTTAAACTGGCCAGAAAAATTATAA